The region GGTCAACTCGTGTGAAGATACGGAGAATATGGAAGGTAATTTATTTTCGGAATTCAGAACGTCCTCCCATAATGATGGTCATAAATCTGGATTGGATATTCCCGGTAAAAATCAAGTTTTGGTCGGTTCCCCTATACTGGAGAGTCGATTCCCTAAGTCAATTGGTGATGGGTCAAACCATATCGAGCATAATCCAGATCCGGCCCATATTCATCATTCAAATCCTTACACCCCAATTAGAACTGATTCGACCCAGCCAGCCCCGTTTGTTGACTTCGAACCTGGTGACTCCATGGGAAAACGCAGAAAAATTGATACGAATTTCTCCTCCCTAATCACACCCAGAAGGATTTTAGTGGCTTCTCATTCTCATTCTTCTCCTCCCCCATCtaattttcttcaaccgaaaatCATTGAGCTTGGCTCTCCTTCCCTCGATCTAAATAAATCTTTTCTTGGATCCGACTCCTTTAGTGGGAATTCCCCGAATGGAATTTGTCTCTCTTCAAATGAAGTTGATAGTACAATCAGGATCGGAAACGAGGTCGGATTCCAAATCGAGATGGGAAACGACTTTGTGGAAGCAAGCAATATTTGAAGGTGCAGGAGAACCCAAAGTGGATCAATGAATTTCATGACTCTCAACATCAGGGGAATTGGAGATTCAAAGAAAATTGAGTGGATTAGGAAACTCAAACTCACACAAAGCATCGATTTCATTTGTATTCAGGAAACAAGGGTATCAGATTTCAATAATATTGATATAGTTGGTTGCTGGGGATCGACAAATTATCAATGTGATTTTGTTAATCCCACTAGAGGCTCTGGTGGTATTTTAAGCATATGGGACCCTCGTGTGTTCCGCAAGTCAAATACCTTCTCCTCCAGGCATTTCATCGCTACGTCGGGGGAATGGGTTGGTATCTCAGGTGCTATAACAATTGTAAATGTGTACGGGCCTCAATCTATAGTTGACAAACGTAAATTATGGGATGATTTGATTGATCTAAAAAAAGGGTTGAATGGTATCTGGGTGTTTACGGGTGATTTTAATGCAGTGAGGTTCGCTTGTGAAAGATTCAATTCCTCATTCTGTCATTATATGGCATCCGATTTCAACCGGTTCATAGCGGTGGCTGGTTTAAATGAGTTCATTCAAGGGGGAAGGAAATTAACTTATCTGCGTGACGATGGGCTTAAACAGAGTAAACTCGACCGATTCCTAGTATGTCATAACTTCATTCAAGTGCAACCGCTGACATCTGTGACTGTTCTTCCAAGGGACTATTCAGACCATTCTCCTGTGATTCTCAAACCTCACAAAGTCGACTTTGGAcctccaccgttccggtttttcAACTCATGGTTACTACATAACGATTTTAATTTGGTATTTGATAAAGCTTGGGGTAATTTCCATGGGTTTGGTGCTCCCGATCGATTCTTGCCGGCAAAAATCAAATTCCTCAAAAATGAAAGAATTGGAGGAAGGAAGTAACTATTAAGGAAACtggtattttaaaaatgttaaggGAGCAAGTTGACTCGTTGGACATCTTGGCTGAATGCAGAATACTTTCATCTTTGGAGTGTATTTCGAGAAGAGATGCAATAGTTAAATTACGGGAACTCGAACAGATGTCCAAGCTATATTTACAGCAGAAAGCAAAAATAAAGTGGATTTGTGACGGAGATGAAAACTCAAGATTCTTCCATGGGATGTTAAAAAACAAGCATAGAAAGGAGAGGATTCACGGTATTACAATAAGCGGTGAATGGTGCACGGATCCAGAACCCATTAAGAAGGAAACATTTGAGTTTTTCAGGAATAAATTTCATGAACCTTGGCCCGTCAGACCAAAGTTGATTAGCTCATTGTTTAAAAGGTTGAAACCAGATCAAAGTTCTTTCATTGAGGCTGAGATTACATTAGATGAAATCAAAACAGCTGTTTGGTGTTGCGGATCAGATAAAGCACCGGGGCCTGATGGTCTTACATTCAAACTCTTCAAATCTAAATGGGAGTCCATGAAAGTCGATATTTCCAGATATGTGAAACATTTTGAGTCTTTTGGTAACTTCTCCCCTGGCTGCAACTCATCTTTCATCACTCTTGTTCCAAAAGTAAAAGACCCAACCACTTTATCTGATTATAGACCCATCAGTCTGATCGGATGTATTTACAAAATCGTAGCCAAAATCCTAGCAAACAGACTGAAAGGCGTTGTCGGATCTGTTGTAGATGAAGTTCAATCGGCGTACATAAAAGACAGGAACATTCTAGATGGGCCTTTGATCATAAATGAAATTTTTCATGTGGGCAAAAAAAACCAAGACGAAAATGTTTTTATTcaaatttgattttgaaaaagcATTCGACACCATAAATTGGGGTTTTCTTGATTCGGTTATGGATCAAATGGGATTCGGGCATAAATGGAGGATGTGGATTTATGGTTGTCTCTCTTCCGCAAGAGCATCGGTCCTAGTTAATGGTGCTCCTACAGAAGAATTTTCAATCACGCGTGGAGTAAGACAAGGTGACCCGCTCTCTCCTTTTTTATTTATCATTGCCATGGAAGGACTACATGTAGCCATACAAGATGCAAGTGAAAAATCCCTAATTCTAGGGATCAAACTACCTCAGGGTGGCCCATCAGTTTCAGATCTTTTTACGCGGATGATGCCATTTTTGCGGGTAGATGGGATAGGGGTAGTATAAAGAACTTATCGCGTATTCTTAAATGCTTTGAAATCTCCTTCGGTCTCAaagtaaattttcaaaaatcccgTCTATTTGGCGTATGTACCACATATTTGGAGCTTCAAGATATGGCCCAAATTATCGgatgtttgaaaagttcatttCCTTTCTCATATTTGGGCCGGGGGTTCCGGTCGGTGCCAATATGTTACTAAAGAAAAACTGGAAACCAATTATGGAAAAATTTCAATCGAAGTTATCAAATTGGAAAGCAAACTCTTTATCCTTTGGGGGGAGATTAACCTTGATAAAATTAGTTTTGGGTAGCTTACCCACATACTATTTATCTCTATTCAAAGCACCACAAGGAATTCTGGATTCATTGGAAAAAATAAGACGAAGATTCTTATGGGGAGGGACCGATGTTAAAAAAAAGATTCATTGGGTTGATTGGACAAATGTAGTGGCAGATAAAAAGGATGGTGGTTTAGGGGTGGGTACTCTTAAAGCGCAAAACGTGGCCTTACTTACCAAATGGTGGTGGAAGTTAAGAAATGAAAATGAAAGCTTATGGTCTAAAGTGATTACTAGTATTCACAACCTTAGGAATCAGCCAGCCACTTACATGGTCAGCAAGAGTGCAAGTGGGGTGTGGAGTAATATTTCAAAAGCAATCAAAAGTCTACAAAATTACAACATTGATCCGGACGAGCTATTTTCCCTGGTTCCAAACCATTCTTCCAGAATCCTTTTTTGGAAAGACAAATGGTGTGGGAGAGATCCATTGCAAAAAAGATTTCCTCATCTCTACCAGCtagaaagagtaaaaaaatgTCAATTCATGGAGCGTATATGCAGCATAGGCTTTCTATGGAAATGGAAATCAAACAATTTCAATGATGTAGAGAAGGCTGAACTACATGATTTCTATTCCATGTTTGGATCTATGGCGTTTCATCATTCTTCTAACATTGGTTTTCGTTTCAATTTTAACAAAGATGGCACATATCTAGTGAATATTCTAAGGAGAATGGTAGATTCAAATCTTAATATTGGTATGGGACAAACAATATGTTGGTCAAAATTAATCCCCTTAAAAGTGAAATGTTTTGTGTGGAGGGATGTAATGGATAGAATTCCTGTTACTCAGTTGCTTAGTCTTAGGGGTATATTAGTCCAAAATCCAAATTGCCAATTATGTGGGGTAAGTAACGAATCTTCGAATCATCTTCTAGCTGATTGCGGATTCTCCAAGGAGGTATGGTATTGGATTTTAAAATGGTGCGGAATTGACAATAATCAATTCAACTCAGTACGTGGTCTTATTGATTTTGCTGCCTCATGGGGGAATTGTCCCAAGAAGAGAGAAATTCTCAACATGATTTTTTACGCCACTTTTTGGAACATATGGATAGCAAGAAATGGAAAAACTTTCACGAAAATTGGTGCTTCCCCTGCAATCATTGCGGATTCTATAATTCTTCAAACTTACGAATGGATCAAATTCAGGGGGAATTGGGTAGGTAGATGGGTGGTTTGGAGTTGCTTCCCATTCTAAAAAAAAAATCTCTCTTCTTTGTTTCTTGTaactatgtttttttattttttctgtgATTCTCTGTTTGTTTCTATTCCTTCCCCTCCGTTTGCTTCTTGCTTTTGGTTGGGTttttgatatattaatatatttgctGTTTCTAAAAAAAAAGTATGATACTATGATGTATAATGAATGTATTTAATGTGATATTTTCCTATTTCTATAAAGAAATTATCTTATTTCTTGTATCAAGCTTTTCTTGGGCCCGACATATTTCACACAATTCGAGACATTGACAAATcttcatgttttgttttttagGTATAACTTTGACAACCGACATGTTGATTGACGAAACTCATGCCAACGGAAGTTGTGAATGACCACAATTGGATGTCATTTCTTGTAAAAAGAAACTAGTGAGCAAAATTGTTAGTAGAGAACATTTGAGAGGCTAGAGCATTTATAAGTTGTATGATGAAACTAAGGCTTAAGGGAGTGGGCTGCGGTTTGGCCGTACTCAGTGCCACATAGGCAGGAGAACACCACCCCCGTATGCGGTATTGGGTGGGATTTGATCGTACCTCTCTCTAAATCTGTCGCACTCctttttctctctctccctctttctTCATGtgtctttctctctcttctcctctctctcaccTTTTTTCTTTCTCTACCATAGTTCCACACCCTAAGTGTGGTAAAGAACCATGTTTTGTGTGGTATAAATGATGTGATACCTATATGGCTCCTACGTGTCAAAGACGAGAATACAGTTCTTGTGACACCATTCTTTTCAGCCTAACACGCCCTATTCCTATTTATACAAACAAATGAGTAAACTTTTCATTTTAACCATTAAAATGGTCACAACCATCTAACaccttagaatatttaaaaaaaataaaaaaaaaatcaacgacTATATACGAAAATTGGTTACCAAAATGGCCTTGTAGGCCGGTTTTTCCTAAATTGGTTACAATAGTAATAATGGCAAACCCTCACCCTAACAGCCTAACCAACCGTTGCTTCAAACCGACTCCATTTGATACAAATCGATTTTTTCTTAGACCTagtcaatttaaacttttaatacaaTTTTGTTTTTTCTCAAACCGGTTTTTTGTGCACCTCTGTGGGTCCTTATCTAATTAGTTTGCAATAAAAAGCAACCCGGCTTGATTTATTTGACATTTTGACGGGAGTGAGTAACCTTTTCATAAAATGACATTTCAGCCTGTAAAGTTTAAAAGGTTGGGTTTCGGCCGTTGAATAGGCCCATAGTTATACTAATGGATCTGAATCATCTAAGAGCCTGATGTCATGAGATTGTTTTTTTACCACTAATCATACAATGATACGATCATAAACAACATGAATCATTACTAGCTCTCTCCCAGATTAAttgagcaaaaaaaaaaaaaggttaagcTTATAGCAAAGTGAAGCATCTTGAAGTAATATTATTTTCCTAATCGGATCTCATATAAAATTTAACGTGTATTTGTTGGAATTACACATCCAATTTATCTTATATATTTGAGTAAATTATACTCATCGTCTCTCGTGCATGTGTCAAAGTGCACGTTCAGTctttatatttaaaaattaactcggaccgtcccttgAATGTTTTAAACTTGCACGTTTGATCACTCGTCGGATTAAATTTACACACTTCATCCCTTACCATATTTAAAATGACTATACTACCCttactattttatttttaatttatttataattcACTTTATatctaaaaaaaaatagaaattacaactcatatatctatctctcttttcctcttcctctcatcatgaaacatcctcaccaccaccaccaacgacCACCTCCGACGTCAGATCAACGCCCACCACCATCAATGGACCACAACCCCTTCTTTCTCCCTATCTCTCCTTTTTTTCTCTGATCTGAGTACTACCTCTTCAAGCATTCACCTTCATGAAACCCTAGCACCGTCACCACCACCTCCTTCACCATCAAGTAGATGGTCATCGGTAACCTTTAGGCCGTCATCGCTACCATTCTTCTCATGTCACGATCTCCTCAAAGAACCACCATTTACCTCCAACAATAACTTTTTGTTTTCACTTTCAAAAATGAACCCCAAAACTTAAGCTTCAAAAAGACGAGATCAGAAAAGGAAATCGGTAATAGAGGTTTAGATTCAAagtatcaaagaagaagaagggagAGGTGGTGTTCAGCGGAGGTGAATGTGGTGCAACCGAACCATCAGAACATCGATGTTGTCCCCTACGTGCTTCAAGAAAACCCTCACCCAGGTACTACACCTCGTTGCCTTCTGGATCTGCAACACCCCGATTAGAATTTTGAAGAAATCTGTTATGTCGGTGGGTAGTGGCTGCTAGGTttatgaaacaaaaaaatatagtaTAGGGTTTTCTGGGAGGTGATCGATGGTGGATttgtgtcacaactaggaattttgatactttgtaacaacaacaatgataacatttgtgagccaaaaatgtgaaagcatgtatgatgcttattcaataacaacaaaacttccatcaaacactttatacaagcactgcaaatagttaacaaagaattggaaaccctagaaatcctggtttaagtccattttggactaggacttccctaTTGGGCCTAACGGCCCAATATGTTTCCAATTTGATTATTTTGGGCCTAGAACTCTTATATGTGCTCTAATTGGACCcgctttcatttattttaacattttgggccataataggcctagaatgaaataaaatatcctaatggaccttattgggccataacaaacttAATTAGCCCTAAAggggccataaaactcataccttgattgttttgGGTCGTGAGCCATCTCCAAAGGCCAATTGGGCCGAAAATCATTTAAATGGGCCATATTATGGACTTAAGCACAAAAAGGCCCAACTTTTCTTCTTCCTTCTACCTCTCTCGGCCCAAATACAAAGCAAAGGAAGGGAAgagttgacttttgcttgccacctcacaaTTATACATGGGATATCCATGCACTCTTCCGATATTTCCATACATGTCAACTCAATTATCTCTCTTCTCCCTCTCCTTTCTACTCTCGGCCGAagacacccacacacacacccaTTTCCTTCATCTTTTACAAACAAAACTCTCTTTAGAAAAGttctttcttcttcatcaaaaatttcgagatttaggaGCTTTCAAGTGGGATTTTCCCTAAGagtcatcatctaaggtaatttgatgcttaaatccatgatctaattacttcatttcatcaaaaatctcctcttaaGCTATTCAAATTTGTGATCTTGCCTCTTAGAACTCATCTAAGCCAAAGATCCTCCAAGAAGCTTACTAGGCCGAGAATAGCATCAAatttcttccatttttcttcaaAACCATGATCAACtagaaaaggtgagttcatacccctctctttccggtttttacaagttttatgggggagaatacaaataaaatgtgtagatctatgtgtatgtgtatgctatgtatgatttcatgtatgtatgtgtgaaaTTATGTGCTTATGTGTTGATTATGTAAacaaaaaggaaagaaatctcgagatatatgacataagaaggaaaacaaacatgatctaaggtacactacactaaacaagtcaataaAAATACCCTCTTAAGATTTAAATCAACATATTGTAACATAAAaccaatttttgggcttaaattgtcaaataaacaaaagttgggttaaaATTGTTATTCACGGTTTTCTTAGggatcaaaagagtcaaaacagtcacaataaatttttttatgaatattatgctcttcaaagg is a window of Lactuca sativa cultivar Salinas chromosome 1, Lsat_Salinas_v11, whole genome shotgun sequence DNA encoding:
- the LOC111893012 gene encoding uncharacterized protein LOC111893012, with translation MNFMTLNIRGIGDSKKIEWIRKLKLTQSIDFICIQETRVSDFNNIDIVGCWGSTNYQCDFVNPTRGSGGILSIWDPRVFRKSNTFSSRHFIATSGEWVGISGAITIVNVYGPQSIVDKRKLWDDLIDLKKGLNGIWVFTGDFNAVRFACERFNSSFCHYMASDFNRFIAVAGLNEFIQGGRKLTYLRDDGLKQSKLDRFLVCHNFIQVQPLTSVTVLPRDYSDHSPVILKPHKVDFGPPPFRFFNSWLLHNDFNLVFDKAWGNFHGFGAPDRFLPAKIKFLKNERIGGRK